In Colletotrichum higginsianum IMI 349063 chromosome 1, whole genome shotgun sequence, one genomic interval encodes:
- a CDS encoding Dynamin central region, whose product MASLGDDLLGTVNKLQDLVFNTIGSDSLDLPQIVVVGSQSAGKSSVLENIVGRDFLPRGSGIVTRRPLILQLINVPEDEDASDPLSDPYRSPDIARRSEWAEFHHIPNRRFNDFSDVKREIENETSRVAGNNKGINRQPINLKIYSPHVLNLTLVDLPGLTKVPIGDQPTDIEKQTRNLISEYIAKPNSIILAVSPANVDIVNSEALKLARHVDPLGRRTIGVLTKVDLMDHGTNALDILSGRVYPLKLGFIGVVNRSQQDIQGSKPMEEALKAESEFFRHHPAYRNISSRCGTHFLAKTLNTTLMAHIRERMPDIKARLNTLMGQTQQELASYGDMHFSGKEHRGSLILTQMTRFATSFISSIDGTSTEISTKELCGGARIYYIFNSVFGSSLESIDPTSNLSALDIRTAIRNSTGPRPSLFVPEMAFDLLVKPQIKLLEVPSQRCVELVYEELIKICHTCGSTELSRFPRLQAKLIEVVSDLLRERLGPTSGYVESLISIQRAYINTNHPNFLGAAAAMSHVVSNKQERERKRLIQEEREKREKRRLKELGTNGTEGPDEEEVESTVTEKADSNALRKQASKGARSLSPGVRENGTTGLNAALNGARSASPSRFNDKGLGGARDSFLTYFFGKDGASPIGVSPSSNSSIARHVSQSSEPTFSQSIRRAEDKVALRAPAQASARDELEFGKAAQSVDYGSLFGTASGEPAMTEREAMETELIRALISSYFNIVRESIADQVPKAVMHLLVNHCKDVVQNRLVSELYKETLFEELLYEDDGVKKEREKCEKLLQTYREAAKIIGEVL is encoded by the exons ATGGCGTCCCTGGGAGACGACCTTCTCGGTACTGTCAACAAGTTGCAAGACTTGGTCTTCAACACCATCGGCAGCGACTCGCTTGATCTTCCCCAGATT GTCGTTGTCGGTTCGCAGTCGGCCGGGAAATCCTCCGTTCTCGAAAACATTGTCGGCCGTGACTTCCTACCCCGCGGGAGTGGCATTGTGACCAGGCGGCCTCTGATCCTGCAGCTGATCAACGTacccgaagacgaggatgcaTCCGACCCTCTGTCAGATCCATACAGGTCTCCCGATATTGCCAGACGATCCGAATGGGCCGAGTTTCACCACATACCGAACCGTCGCTTCAATGACTTCTCCGACGTGAAGCGCGAGATCGAGAATGAGACATCACGTGTGGCGGGCAACAATAAGGGAATCAACCGACAGCCTATTAACCTCAAAATCTACTCGCCGCATGTGCTCAACCTGACTCTCGTCGACCTTCCTGGACTCACAAAG GTTCCTATTGGCGACCAGCCAACCGACATTGAGAAGCAAACACGCAACCTCATCTCGGAGTACATTGCAAAGCCAAACagcatcatcctcgccgtctcaCCCGCCAATGTCGATATTGTAAACTCGGAGGCGTTGAAGCTTGCCCGGCATGTCGATCCGCTGGGAAGGAGGACGATTGGCGTACTTACTAAGGTGGATCTCATGGATCACGGAACAAACGCGTTGGATATATTGTCTGGACGTGTGTACCCGTTGAAGCTGGGCTTCATTGGCGTTGTCAACCGCTCCCAGCAAGACATTCAGGGCAGCAAGCCCATGGAGGAGGCTTTGAAGGCCGAGTCTGAGTTTTTCAGGCATCATCCAGCCTACCGCAACATTTCTAGCAGATGCGGCACTCACTTCCTGGCAAAGACTCTGAACACGACCCTCATGGCTCACATTCGTGAGCGCATGCCCGACATCAAAGCACGCCTCAACACTTTGATGGGACAGACTCAACAAGAGTTAGCAAGCTACGGGGACATGCATTTCAGCGGCAAGGAACACCGTGGATCCCTCATTCTGACACAGATGACACGATTTGCCACCTCCTTCATCTCTTCCATCGATGGCACCTCGACCGAGATTTCCACCAAGGAACTGTGTGGTGGGGCTCGCATCTACTACATCTTCAACTCCGTCTTCGGCAGCTCTCTCGAGTCCATTGACCCGACGTCCAACCTTTCGGCGCTTGATATTCGAACCGCTATTCGTAACTCGACCGGGCCCCGCCCTAGTTTATTCGTGCCAGAAATGGCCTTTGACCTTCTCGTCAAGCCCCAAATCAAGCTTCTCGAAGTCCCTAGCCAGCGTTGTGTTGAGCTTGTCTACGAAGAGCTCATCAAGATATGCCACACGTGTGGCTCCACCGAGCTGTCTCGCTTTCCGAGGCTGCAAGCCAAGCTGATCGAGGTTGTTTCTGATCTGCTGCGCGAGCGTTTGGGGCCAACTTCTGGCTATGTCGAATCCTTGATTTCGATCCAGCGGGCGTACATCAACACTAATCACCCTAACTTCCTGGGTGCCGCAGCCGCCATGAGTCACGTTGTCAGCAACAAGCAAGAGAGGGAGCGAAAGCGCCTCATTCAAGAAGAGCGAGAGAAGCGAGAAAAGAGGCGTCTCAAAGAGCTGGGCACTAATGGGACTGAGGGAcccgacgaggaagaggtgGAATCGACAGTTACTGAAAAGGCCGACTCCAATGCTTTGCGGAAGCAGGCAAGCAAGGGAGCGCGCAGTCTATCGCCGGGCGTGCGTGAAAATGGCACCACCGGCCTGAACGCCGCTCTTAACGGCGCACGATCAGCTTCGCCATCGAGATTCAACGATAAGGGCCTGGGAGGTGCACGTGACTCATTTCTGACTTACTTCTTTGGCAAAGACGGAGCCTCGCCCATCGGGGTCTCTCCTTCGTCCAACTCGTCTATTGCCCGACATGTCAGCCAAAGCTCTGAGCCAACATTCTCACAGAGTATTCGCCGAGCCGAAGACAAGGTGGCGTTGCGCGCGCCAGCACAAGCCTCAGCCCGCGACGAGCTGGAGTTTGGCAAGGCCGCGCAGTCTGTCGATTATGGGTCTCTATTC GGTACGGCCAGCGGCGAGCCGGCCATGACTGAGCGGGAAGCGATGGAGACAGAGCTCATCCGAGCACTCATCTCTTCCTACTTCAACATCGTGCGTGAGTCTATTGCGGACCAAGTCCCTAAGGCCGTCATGCATCTGTTGGTAAATCACTGCAAGGATGTGGTCCAGAACCGGCTTGTCAGTGAGCTGTACAAGGAGACACTCTTCGAGGAGCTCTTGTACGAAGACGACGGTGTCAAGAAGGAGCGCGAGAAGTGCGAGAAGCTGCTTCAAACATACAGAGAAGCGGCCAAAATTATTGGTGAAGTGTTATAG
- a CDS encoding CHCH domain-containing protein translates to MSQLGGPGARQSNAKPIPPQRGSFPLDHEGECKHVIATYLECIKKVRGVNDAECRDLAKSYLSCRMDRNLMAKDEFRNLGFDNGPQPTTTNSNDYKQHRGASSKEKDARPGELRW, encoded by the exons ATGAGTCAACTGGGCGGTCCTGGTGCTCGACAGAGCAACGCCAAGCCAATCCC CCCTCAACGTGGCAGCTTTCCACTTGATCATGAAG GCGAGTGCAAACATGTCATAGCGACCTACCTCGAGTGCATCAAAAAAGTACGAGGCGTGAACGACGCCGAATGTCGCGACTTGGCCAAGTCGTATTTGTCATGCCGCATGGACCG CAACCTCATGGCCAAGGACGAGTTCAGGAACCTAGGTTTCGACAACGGACCACAGCCGACAACAACGAATAGCAACGATTACAAACAACACCGGGGGGCTTCGagcaaggagaaggacgcACGGCCCGGTGAACTTCGCTGGTAG
- a CDS encoding LIM domain-containing protein: MHRRKSTEKTRKVSPPSPSYMDNEQFAAYLANLRTNRIARPGGARPLPPSSSSTRSKRPSYEHSVSEPLPRIESAPQSSPSSTDAPSRPNPLSVNTSFSSRYSMSSTQGRDYYPYRPTSPLKPSEVVPTATYMERGQRWMEKEEVASLRQAMDDMQVKKDMPGLKIEAAHTKGGPADTPDDENRIYSAALDEASELVWQHQNGVRPPDPHAPYRYKPHLRKDSYAHARTASVGKYGDDVVPSGLARDKSRSVSGSSTDSDGHSRPSLALSRDSFKGQSRSPERSSMDSGILGTPGTSRPLPKPLSSGRRRSSMKRNISGEVERPFSGDQIWEEPEHTLRGDRPETKPVSSSDLPLVDKPKIPQGQVHIAAAFSADRAAPWKPKCNVEIHRNPPSQSRNPLYTINSSVSKPMVGDGTVPKKNGMEIRSDDIRGATSMKLKDRSAKLPTPTAVSDRPGRPIVSFDSKWKAPDEKTDAQPGSAFGDNTSGASGQRSQPMEIPSIVVAPEEPPSDRAHEVPPIPSISIDGADEPAGPTPSMPVAVTPDVHSSVSTPRPLPNPKTASKARPFQRPQRHWSPAAMSGNRSTTLCHECGFPIEGSLEALEISPEPDAHRKERLERIDRRANGEALEETPGKTMAEDGDERLRFYCHLDWHELYAPKCKHCKTPILGEHVVALGEHWHYGHFFCAECGDPFEKGMTHIEKDGYAWCINCQTKRTERRAPKCKNCKTAVIGQYIRALGGEWHDECFRCASCQGGFDDGQIFPKEVGDKMVVLCTGCRMMELKA, translated from the exons ATGCATCGCAGGAAGAGCACCGAGAAGACGAGAAAGGTGTCCCCTCCCTCACCGAGCTACATGGACAACGAGCAGTTTG CTGCCTATCTCGCCAATCTGAGAACAAACCGAATTGCCCGTCCCGGCGGAGCCAGACCCCTGCCCCCGTCTTCCTCGAGCACAAGATCCAAACGTCCTTCCTACGAACACAGCGTTTCTGAACCTCTTCCTCGAATCGAAAGCGCTCCCCAATCCAGTCCAAGTTCAACCGATGCACCTTCACGACCAAATCCCCTTTCTGTCAATACCAGCTTCTCGTCCCGTTACTCCATGTCTAGCACTCAGGGGCGCGACTACTACCCCTACCGCCCAACGTCGCCTCTGAAGCCCTCGGAAGTTGTTCCCACGGCGACCTACATGGAGAGAGGCCAGCGATGGATGGAGAAAGAAGAGGTTGCGTCGCTCCGGCAAGCCATGGACGACATGCAGGTTAAGAAAGACATGCCCGGCCTCAAAATCGAGGCCGCGCACACCAAGGGAGGACCTGCCGATACACCAGATGACGAGAACCGCATTTACAGTGCTGCCCTCGATGAAGCCTCCGAACTTGTTTGGCAGCATCAGAACGGGGTCCGCCCTCCGGACCCTCATGCCCCCTATCGGTACAAGCCTCATCTTAGAAAGGACAGCTATGCCCACGCTCGAACAGCCAGCGTGGGTAAAtatggcgacgacgtggtcCCATCCGGTCTAGCTAGAGACAAGTCGAGATCTGTTTCCGGCAGCTCTACTGATAGTGACGGGCACTCTCGGCCTTCTCTTGCTTTGTCGCGAGATAGCTTCAAAGGACAGAGCCGCAGCCCCGAGCGATCGTCGATGGACTCTGGGATATTGGGCACCCCCGGTACCAGCCGACCTCTCCCTAAACCTCTGTCCtctggccgtcgccgcagcAGCATGAAGCGGAACATCAGCGGTGAGGTCGAGAGACCATTTTCGGGTGATCAGATCTGGGAGGAACCGGAACACACCTTGCGCGGAGACAGGCCCGAAACAAAGCCAGTGTCATCATCGGACTTGCCGCTTGTGGACAAACCAAAGATTCCGCAAGGCCAAGTCCATATTGCTGCGGCCTTCTCAGCGGACCGCGCGGCCCCTTGGAAACCCAAATGCAATGTCGAAATCCACCGGAACCCACCGTCACAGTCGCGCAATCCGCTGTACACGATCAACAGTTCCGTCTCCAAGCCCATGGTAGGCGATGGTACGGTGCCTAAGAAGAATGGCATGGAGATCCGTAGCGATGATATCAGGGGAGCCACAAGCATGAAGCTTAAGGATCGCAGTGCGAAATTGCCTACGCCCACGGCCGTCAGCGATCGCCCTGGACGGCCGATTGTAAGCTTCGATTCGAAGTGGAAGGCCCCTGACGAGAAAACTGATGCTCAGCCAGGATCGGCTTTCGGCGACAACACATCGGGAGCCTCGGGCCAAAGGAGCCAGCCGATGGAAATTCCTTCTATTGTGGTTGCGCCGGAGGAACCCCCGTCGGACAGAGCACACGAAGTCCCGCCAATCCCGTCCATAAGCATCGACGGCGCAGATGAGCCGGCTGGTCCTACCCCAAGCATGCCTGTTGCAGTAACCCCTGATGTCCACTCCTCTGTGTCTacgccgcggccgctgcCGAACCCCAAGACGGCATCCAAGGCACGACCCTTCCAACGTCCGCAACGGCATTGGTCACCTGCCGCTATGTCAGGCAATCGTTCCACAACGCTCTGCCACGAGTGCGGGTTTCCCATTGAAGGCAG CCTCGAGGCGCTGGAGATTAGCCCCGAGCCTGATGCTCATCGCAAAGAGCGTCTGGAGAGGATCGATCGTAGAGCTAACGGGGAGGCACTGGAGGAGACGCCGGGAAAGACcatggccgaggacggcgatgagCGCCTGCGTTTCTACTGTCATCTCGACTGGCACGAGCTTTATGCACCGAAATGCAAGCATTGCAAGACACCCATCCTCGGCGAGCATGTGGTCGCACTCGGCGAGCATTGGCACTATGGACATTTCTTCTGTGCCGAGTGTGGTGATCCGTTCGAAAAGGGCATGACCCACATCGAGAAAGATGGATACGCATGGTGCATCAACTGTCAAACCAAGCGGACGGAAAGAAGGGCGCCCAAATGCAAAAACTGCAAGACTGCTGTCATTGGGCAGTACATTAGGGCACTGGGAGGCGAGTGGCACGATGAGTGCTTCCGCTGCGCTTCCTGCCAGGGTGGCTTCGACGATGGCCAAATCTTCCCCAAGGAGGTTGGGGACAAGATGGTGGTACTGTGCACGGGATGCCGCATGATGGAACTCAAAGCGTAA
- a CDS encoding Ubiquitin family protein: MSGEHENGSPSAGGQDAAPAVEHLNIKVTDNNNEVFFKIKRSTKLDKLMTAFCERQGKAMNSVRFLFEGQRVQPTDTPDTLAHQLEMADGDTLEVHQEQVGGSS, from the exons ATGTCTGGCGAACACGAGAACGGAAGCCCCTCTGCTGGCGGCCAGGATgccgcgcccgccgtcgAACACCTGAATATCAAGGTCACGGACAACAACAATGAGGTCTTCTTCAAGATCAAGCGCTCCACCAAGCTCGACAAGCTTATGACAGCCTTCTGCGAGAGACAAGGAAAGGCTATGAACTCTGTTCGATTCCTCTTCGAGGGTCAGCGTGTGCAGCCGACAGACACTCCAGACACT TTGGCCCACCAGCTCGAGATGGCGGATGGAGATACCCTTGAGGTGCACCAGGAACAGGTTGGCGGTTCCTCCTAG